One Streptomyces dangxiongensis genomic window, ACCACCGGGCAGGCCGCGGAAGAAATCGGCTGCGCAATCACCACCCTGCGACGCCTCGTACAGGCAGGACTGCTGCCGGGCCTGTCGCGCCGTGGCGTACGCGTGATGATTCCGCTCGAAACCGTCCAGGCTCTGCGGGAGCGCAGTCATGCCCCGCTGCATCAACTGGAAGCCCCGGAAGTTGCTGTGCTGAGGGTCGATACAGCCCAGCCAGCACACGAGCCCGGTCGCGACTGGCTCGGATTCGCTTCATCCCTTACCCCCGAGGACCTGCTCAAAGCACTGCGCGGCTGGTGGCGATGCGACGCCGCGAGCGTCGCAG contains:
- a CDS encoding helix-turn-helix domain-containing protein, whose amino-acid sequence is MLLTTGQAAEEIGCAITTLRRLVQAGLLPGLSRRGVRVMIPLETVQALRERSHAPLHQLEAPEVAVLRVDTAQPAHEPGRDWLGFASSLTPEDLLKALRGWWRCDAASVAAGGVLPVTLSGYVVAVLTGLERWEKNTKGRHAFPDARLAGYVTDLATPKTVITSGPDGDRRLAKLLLGTRLASHSGGAVAYVTTHTAG